The window CGCGAATTCCGATTTATGACCAGCAGCTCGATCGAATCACTGGATTCGTTCTAAAAGTCGATCTGTTGCTCGCTCACACGCGAGGTCAATCGGATCGAATGCTCAAAGAATTTTCGCGGCCGGTCGCGGTGGTGCGGCACAATCGTCCGTTGCCGAAACTGCTAGAAATTCTTTTGGAAGGACGCCACCACTTGGCGATGGTCAGCGATTCGTATGGCAGCATCGTCGGATTGGTGACGCTGGAAGACTTGGTGGAAACGCTTCTCGGACTGGAAATCGTTGACGAATCGGACACGCAAGTTGACTTGCAGCAGTACGCTCGCAAGCGATGGGAAGAACGTGCCGCTCGAATTGGGATTCAGCCGCTCGAAGAACCGCTTGCTGCCGGCGAAGCGTTGGTTGAACCCGGCGATGAAGCTTCCGAATCCGGTGAGACCGACGACGAGCAGCATCGCTGAACCAACCACGGGCGGAGTTCCGCGGCCAGGAAGAACGAGCCGCAGATCACCAGGACTTCTCCCGCCGCCAGCGAATCGATCGCGTTCTGGATTGCCGAAATCGGGTTTTCGAATTGCGTTAGTTGACTCGTGTCGAGGCCGGCATCCAACGCCGTTTGGTGCAAGTCGTTCACTGGCAGGTAGCGAGGGTTGCCCTCGTATCGCGTGAGCGTCCATCGGTGGAAGTGCGGCTGCATTCTTTGAAGCATAGCCAGTACATTTTTGTCGCCGCTGGTGCCGAACAAGCAATGCCGTTGTCGCCCTTCCATGCGGTGATTCAATACGTTCAGCATCGCCTCGATCGAGTCGGCGTTGTGAGCGGTGTCCAACAACACCACGCGATCATCGGGTAAATCGAATCGTTCCAAGCGAGCTTCGATCTGCAGTGTCGCGAGGCATTCATGGATGCGTTGCTCAGCCCGAAGCTTTCGCGTGACTTCGGGCAATGAATCCACCAAAGCCAAGGCGATGGCGGCGTTGCGAACCTGGTGGGTTCCTTCGAGTTTCAGGTCGATGTTGGTCTCCGCTGGCATCCAATCGCCGAGTCCACGAATGCGGAAACTGCTGCCCCAGCGTTTGTCCGAGTCGGAGTTTGGTTCAATTTGGATATCAGTTTCGAGGTGCGACAGCAACGCTCCAACCTGTTCGGCGATCTGAGTGATCACGTTTCGCACCGGACCGGAGGGGACTCCGTTGATGGCCGGGGTGGAGTGTTTGAAGATGCCGGCTTTCTCGGCAGCGATCAATTCGACTGTGTCACCCAGCACATTTTGGTGGTCCAGTCCGATGCTGGTGACCGCCGTCGCGTGACTTTGAAAGACGTTCGTGCTGTCGAGGCGTCCGCCCAGTCCTGTTTCCAAGACCCAGATGTCACACCGTCGGCGATGGAAGTGTTCGATCGCCATCGCGGTGGTCAATTCGAAGAACGACGGGCCGCCAATTTTCGCGGCGGCCATCGCATCGACGATCGGACGCATCGAATCGATCAGTCCGATCATCTCTTCCGGAGTGGCGATTTCACCATCGACTCGGAAGCGTTCTTCCAAATGCACCAAGTGCGGCGATGTGTACAGCCCGACTCGATAACCAGCTGCCTGAAGCAGTGCGGCGACCATCGTGGCGGCGCTGCCCTTCCCTTTCGTTCCAGCCAAATGGACGATTTGAACGTTGGCGGAATCGCGTGACTTGGTTGCTGATTTTGCGGACGCCGAAACATCCGTGGAGGAATCTTGCTCACTGGATGGGGGGCCGGCGGAGGATTCGTTCGGATCGACCGCGAGGTGTTGACCGTGGTCCAGTCGGCGGATCAGATCTCGCATCCGATCCAAAGTGAAACGGTATCGCGAACCGGAGGTTGCCAGCTTTTCGTAATCAATTCGGTCGACCAACCAACCGAGCGCGGCTTGGTAGGCTTCACTTTCTCGCGAGATCACGGTCGATCTGCTTTCGATCTCTGAATCATCGTGATCGGGGTGAATTGGTCGGTGACGCCGGGACATGGATCGCCCGCGCGGCGTTAGCATGCGGGAATCGAACAGTCGCAGTGATAAAAATAGAAACCATGGCTGACAACCCCGAACCGTCTGGGAGAATGCCTCGTAGCGTAGGGGACTTCTCCGTAGGCTCGGATTTTTGAAGAGTCTCCTTCATCCATTTTATTCGTCTTTTCTCTTTGAGTCGGGATCCTTCATCCGTGAGTACCGAACCCAATGCGGCTGTGGCTGACGCGCCGCAAACCGCGACACCGGATTCTGCCGACGCCTCCAGCTCGGTCGTCATCGAGACCCGCAACCTGAGCAAGATTTACCGTGACTTCTGGGGCCGTAAGAAGGTTCACGCGTTGAAGTCATTGGACATCGAAGTCCGTCCAGGAGAAATCTTTGGATTGCTGGGGCCCAACGGAAGCGGCAAATCCACGACCATCAAGCTGATCCTCGGGTTGTTGTTTCCGACCAGCGGGCGAGTTTTGGTATTTGATCAAGATGCCAGCGAAACCCGCAAGAACGAGCGGATCGGGTATTTGCCCGAAGAATCGTACCTGTACAAGTTTTTGACCGCGGACGAAACACTCGACTTCTATGGCCGACTGTTTGACCTGTCCGCCTCCGAGCGACGCGACCGTGTGTCGCAGTTGATCGAAATGGTCGGGCTACAAGGTGCCAAGCACCGTCAACTGAAGGAATACAGCAAGGGGATGACCCGCCGAGTCGGCTTGGCTCAGGCTTTGATCAACGACCCCGACCTGATCCTGTTGGACGAACCAACCACCGGTTTGGACCCAATTGGTACTCGCGAAATGAAGGACTTGATCCTCGGCCTTCGCGACCAAGGCAAAACCGTCCTGTTGTGCAGCCACCAGCTCGCCGACGTTCAAGACGTTTGTGACCGAGTCGCGATTTTGCACCAAGGCGAACTGAAAGAACTCGGGCGAGTCAGCGACCTGTTGAAGGTCCAAGACGTGACCGAAGTTCACGCGACGGGATTGTCCGACGCGGCCAAGACCGAAATCGCTGACGTCATTGCTCGACACGGTGGCACGGTTCAGTCGATCGACAACCCAACCGCAACGATGGAAGACTTGTTCCTCAACATTGTCCGCGAGAGCGAGGCTCGACCAGGTGCTCGCCGCGTTTCCCAAGGTTCCGAAGCGGCTTCCGCCAATGATGGCAGCAGCGACAGCGACGGAGGACAGGCATGAACCTGCAACCGGAAGATTTCTGGTCGTATTCCGAGTGGTTCCTTCGAGACGGCGCGTTTTTGGAAAGCGCCGCGCTGAAAGGAATTGTGTTGTTGGTTTTGGCCGTCGTGCTGGGGCTCATCGCGGGTTACGTGATTTCGTCATCTCGCTACGGTTCGGGAGAAGGCTTTTTCGCCGTCGCCCGTGCGGTGCGTGACTTCTTTCGATTCGACTTGCCAGGCACCAGCCTGCGACGCATCTTCGCGCTGGCGAGGCTTTCGTTTAAAGAAGCTCTCCGGCGAAAAGTTCTTTACATCGTCGGTTTGTTTGTCGTGTTGTTGTTGCTGGCAGGTTGGTACCTGAACCCGCAGAGTGACGACCCAGCTCGACTGTATGTCAGCTTCGTGTTGACGATGACAAACTACTTGGTGTTGGCACTCGCGTTGTTCATCAGTGCGTTCTCGCTGCCAGAAGACATCAAGAACAAAACGATCTACACAATCGTGACCAAGCCTGTCCGAGCGACCGAGATCATTGCCGGCCGAATGCTCGGATTCGTTGGCGTTGGCACCATGATCCTTGTTCCGATGGGACTGCTCAGCTGGGTGTTTGTGGTTCGCGGTTTGGATCACACTCACCAAGAAGTCGTCGAAGTTCGCGAGCTGCCCGGTGGTGGCTACGAGGGTGAGACGGACTATGTCCAATTTCACTCGCACACATTCAAGCTGAATGAAGAAGGCGAAGGACTGACGAATATTGTTCGTGGTCACCGTCACGTGGTTCGTCGCAGCGACGATGGGACGTTCCAGATCGGACCTCCACAAGGTGCTCTGCGAGCTCGGATTCCATCTTACGGTTCGATTCGATTCCGTGATCGCTCGGGTAACTTGCAAGAAGAAGGCATCGACGTCGGCAACGAACGTTTGGCTGGTGGTTACAGCAGCACTGGCATCGCACGATTGATCGGTGTTGCCAAAGGCAATCGCAAGATCGAGCACGGCTACGTCGAAGGCGGGTCGCTCGGAACAGCTGAGTTCACGTTCGACAACGTGACTCAAAGCCGTTATCCCGATGGCATTCCAGTTGACCTCTCGTTGCGAGCGTATCGTTCTTACAAAGGTGACATCGAGACCGGAATTCGCGGTTCGGTCACCATGAAGCACCCCGACAAGGCGATCGAGAGCAACCCAGTTGCTTTCATCGTGGATGAGTACGAAGTCGACGAGAAGATTTTGCCGCTCGAGATCGAGGGCACGGATGGCAGCGAAACCCGCATGCTGAACGTGTTCGAAGACTTGGTCAACGAAGAAGGCGAAATCATGATCATCATTCGCTGCCTTGATCGTGCCCAGTACTTGGGTGTGACAAAGAGCGGTGTTTACCTGCACCCAGCCGACAATTCATTTGGTTGGAATCTCACCAAGGCCTACGGCTCGATTTGGTTGCAGATGACGATGGTGATCGCGTTCGGTGTGATGTTCAGTACATTCTTGACCGGCCCGGTCGCGATGATCGCAACATTCGTTTGTGTGTTGCTTGGATTCTCTGCGGAGCAAGTGTTTGATACTCGTCACTACATTGACAGTGGCATTGAACGAGGAGGCGGGCCCATCGAATCGATGGTTCGTTTGCTTCGCCAGGACGCGATGACGACACAGTTAGACGTCGACACGGTTGCCGCGAAGGTGATCAAGACGGTCGACGCGGCCATTGTCTACGGGCTGGACGCGATTGCGACGGCACTGCCCAACCTTCCAAAAATGGTCGAGACGGCGGAATACGCCGCATCGGGCTTTGACATTTTCGGTGCGTTGCTCGCGCGGCACGCCACGGCAACGTTCGGGTATGTCCTGCTTGCCTTTATCGTTAGTTATTTCATCCTGAAATCGCGTGAGATCGCGGCATGAATCGCACTACAGTTCTGCGACGTAAATTGGTCTACCTGATGATCCTCGTGGTCATGCTGATTCCCTTGTACCTGTTGGGGCAACCCAGCGGTGGTGGAGGTGAAGGCGGCGGCCGCTTGGCTCAATTGCGAGGCAAGTATGACATTGCCGAGAGCGATCTTGGTGAAATCAGTCCTGCCAGTGAAACGATGAAGCTCGCTTCGTTGGGACTTCGCGGAGTGGCGGCATCGCTGCTCTGGAAGAAGTCTCACGATTACCGCGTGATGCACGAGTGGGATCGTTTGAAAGCGACGCTCAACAACATTGCTTTGTTGCAGCCTCACTTTGACAAGGTCTGGGAATTCCAGGCTCACAACTTGGCGTACAACGTCTCGACTGAGTTTGACGATTATCGTCAACGCTACGAGATGGTCCGCGAAGGGACCGAGTTCCTGACCAAGGGCGTGAACCAAAACCGCAAAGCACCTCGGTTGGTTTGGTACACCGGTTGGTTCTACGGTCAGAAGATGGGGATGTCGGACGAGAAAAAACAGTTTCGACGTTTGTTCTCGGAAGACGAGAAACTTCACGAGGACCTGTTGGAAGAAGACATTGCCGTGGACAGCCCGGAAGCTCGTGGTCCGACGAACAAACCCGACAACTGGTTGGTTGGTCGATTGTGGCTGAACCGCGGTTATGACTTGGTTGAATCAGGTGTTCAGATTCGTCGGCAAACGCCACTGAACTTTTATGAGACGGGGCCGAAATGGCGTCTCAAGCACGCTGAAGCGATCGAGTCGGAAGGTGTCTTGGACGAACGAGCCCAAAACGCTTGGCAATTGGCTTCGACCGATTGGAAAGCGTTTGGCAATCGCTCGGTTCCAACGACGGCTGCCTTCACGATCAAACTCGGGCAGTTGGACGAACTGATCCGTCAGCGGGAAGATAAGATCGACACGTTGGAAGAAGTCGCAGGCGACGCTTACTTGAAGGCTCGTGCGAAAGCGATTGAGAAGCTCGATCCGGTACAACGCGATGCTTTGTCGACTCCCGAAGGTGAGCGAACAAAATCGCAGGAATCGATTGCATCCAAGGCGGAAGACTCCATCAGTGTGGACTACGACTCAGTTGCTCGTGCGACCAAGCAGTCCATGCAATTGCAGGCTCTTCAGTTGGTCGAAGACATCAAGGATTTGGACGAGCGGATTCTGAAAACCGAAGGCTATCGCAAGCAGATCAACTATCCCTACTGGGACACATTGGCTCTGGCGGAACAAGAAGAACGTACCGTTCGGGCTCGTCGGTTGATCTACGAAGCTGAGAAAGCGAACGCGGATGCTGAACTCGAGAAGGCGATTGGTCTTTATGAAGAAGCGTTCGATGTCTGGGCTGAGATCTTCGATGATTATCCGATCCTCGTGATCGACGACACGGCTCAGGATTTGTATGAGTCTTTGCGTCGATATCGCATCGCCATCGACTCGGACGAGATGCCTGAGGACTTCCCGTTGAAAGCCTTCGTGGAATTGATGGGCGAGTACGGACAGGTCGATCAAGACATGTACGAACAAGTTCGTCAGACTCAGAAGGATCTGGCCGCAAAACGTCAGGCTGAATTGGAAGCTGCTGAGCGACTGTTGGAAGAAGAGGCAGCCAAAGAAGAAGCTGAGAAGAAGGCTGCGGCGGAAGAAGAATCAACCGATGAATCAGACGCCGAAATGAAGGCCGAAGATGCGGAGGTTGAGGAAGTCGCTGAGCCTGAAACGACAGAGCCTGAAACCACTGAATCCGAGTCTGAGGAGTCAGAAGAAGCCGCAGATGAAACCGTGGCCGAAGCTGACGATGAAGCTGAGATGAAAGAAGACGCCACCGAGCCTGAGAGCGAAGCGGAAACTTCCGATGCCGAACCATCGGTGGAAGAAGAGGCTCCCGCGGGGGATGGGGCGACCGACGCTCCAGCCGAATCGGACGAATGATCCGGCGAGTCCTCTATGATTGAATTTTGACGAAGCCCGTCGCGTCCAAGTGGATGCGGCGGGCTTCTCAATTTGAGCCGCAAGGTTCTATGTCGGTGAGATGAAAATCTAGCTAAACTACCGCCTGCTTGCCGGTTTTGGCAGACTCACGTCTCGGCCCTTCGCTCGCTAGTTGCCATGATCGACACCATCGGAACCCTTTTGTTAGGTGCTGCTGACGCGAGCGCCGTTGCGAGCGAATCGCACTCGGGTTCCATCGAAATGGTGCACATTGCAACCACTTTGGGCATGCTGTTGACGGCCAGTTTGTTGGCTGGTCTTGCCAGTGAATTCTTGCGATTGCCCAAGGTGACCGCGTACTTGATCGCGGGCTTGCTTCTTGGTCCCAGCTTTGGTGACGTGATTCCTCACGAGCATCATTTGGTTCTGGAACCGCTGACGAAACTGGCCATGGCGCTGGTGCTGTTTTATCTCGGCACCTTGTTTCCGTTTGACCAGATTCGCAGGATATCCCGCCGTGCGATTCCGCTGTCCTTCGGCGAATTGGTTTTCACCGTCATTCTGGTGACGGTCGGAACTTACCTGCTGGGAATGTCGGCGGCTCAGGCGGCTTTGCTCGGGACGTTGGCCATCGCGACTGCTCCCGCGACGACCATGTTTGTTCTGCGAGAAACCAACGCGGAAGGCCCGGTGACCAGTCTGACTGGCACGCTCGTGACGCTGAACAACCTCGTCGCGGTGATCGCGTTTGAGTTGGTTTGGTTGGCAATCGAAGTTGCCGGAGGCCACGCGTCTGGATCAATCGGTGAGACCGTGTCATTGTTGGTTCGCTCTCTTGGTGGAGCCTTCTTGCTTGGGTTGGTTGGCGGTTTGGTGATCAGCTACGCCTGCGAAATCATGCACACTCGCCGCTGGTTGGTGCTGCTTGTAGGAGCGTCGGCATTGATGCTTGGCCTGAGCGAGTCATGGGAATTGCCGTACATGTTGGTGTTCCTGGTCGTTGGCTTGGTTGTGGTCAATTCATCCAGCGGGACGCAAAAAATCACCGCTCAAATGGACTCGATTGGCGGGCTTCTCACGGTCGTGTTCTTTTCAGTTCACGGCAGCGAGTTGGATCTGAACTTATTGATGGACGTCGGCATGATCGGTGCCGGCTATGTGGTGCTGCGAAGTGTCGGGAAGATCGCCGGCATTTGGTTCATGGCGTCGCGAACGGGGTCTCCGGTGGAGGTTCGGACTTGGTTGGGACCGGCGATGTTGGCTCAAGCCGGCGTCGCCATTTCGCTCGCCGCAACGGCGACCTCGCGAAATCCAGAGATGGCTGGTGAAGTGCAAACGATCATCTTGGGAACGGTGGTGGTCTTTGAAATCTTGGGGCCGCTACTAACACGGGCGGCTGTGCTGCGTAGTGGCGAAATGCCGATCGCGAATTCGATTCACCACACCTTTGGGACTCCGCTGGGAGCGTTGCGGAACGTGTTCACTCGATTGGCAGGGTCTGCGGGTTTGCTGAGTAAGAAGCAGGCGTTGTCGGAACGCATGCGGGTCGAGCAAGTGATGCGTCGCAGTGTTGAAGGGATCGCCGAAAGTGCGGACTTCAATGAGGTCGTTCATTTTGTCGAGCACTCGCACGACAACACGTTTCCTGTTTTGGATGACAAGAAGTGCGTGGTCGGCTTGATCCGTTTTGATTTGCTCAACCAAGCGTTCTTCGACCCGCATTCGGATCACCTGGTTCGTGCGGGTGATTTGGCGACGCCTCCGGAGGTGTTGTTGCACCCTGGACAACCTGTGCGGGATGCGGTGGAGTTGTTTCGCCAGACAACAGATGACTGCGTTCCTGTTGTCACCGATGAACCACCTCACCGTTTGGTTGCCACGGTCCGTCGCAGCGATTTGACCTCGCTCCTCATTCGCGATCGAAAAGCCGGTTTGTCGTGAGTGACTTGGTTGAGCAGATTCGAGCGACTGCTCTGTCAGAAGGTTTCGCGGCGATGGGGATTGCGCCGGCGGTCACCAGCCAAGGGTTTCATCATCTCGTGCAATGGATTGAATCCGGCTACGCGGGTTCGATGGACTATTTGGAGCGTCGGTTGGATGCTTATCGACATCCGAGCGGAGTGCTCGAAGGGACCAAATCGATCGTCGTTCTGGCGATGAACTATGACGCGGCAATTCGAGAGCCAATGCCTTCGAACGGAGGCAGCGAAGGTTTGGCCTTTGGCAAGACGGCTCGCTACACCTGGTCCGCGATCGACTATCACGATGTGATTCACCCAAAGTTGAAGCGAATCGTTCGGATGATCCGTGAAGAGATCCCGGATGCGAATGCTCGCGGGATTGTTGACACGGCACCGCTGATGGAACGCGAAGTCGCAGTGCTTGCGGGGTTGGGATGGCGTGGCAAGAACACGTTGCTGCTGAACAAGCAATTGGGCAGCTACTTCTTTCTCGCCTGCGTCTTGGTGGATGTGGAGTTGCCAATCGATCAGCCGCACGAAACCAGTCACTGCGGAACGTGCACGGCTTGTTTAGACGCCTGCCCGACGGACGCCTTTCCAAGCCCCGGCGTATTGGATGCATCCAAATGCATCAGTTACCTAACGATTGAGAACTCGGAACTTCCCGAGCAGTCTCTTCGTGCCGGAATTGGTGATTGGGTCTTTGGGTGTGACGTTTGTCAGGAGGTCTGTCCATGGAATCGTCGACCTTCGCGAACTCAGCATGACCCGGACGGTTTGCGAGGCCATCGTGATTCAGCGAATCCGCTCGATGTAGACGATGGCTGGTTGGAGCTGACCTCGCTCTTTTCGATGACTGATGAGGAGTTCCGGAGCCAATTCCGGCGGACTCCATTTTGGAGGTCGCGAAGACGTGGAATGTTGCGGAACGCGATCGTCGTTCTAGGGAACCAAAAACGGCTCAAAGCGATCGAACTTCTGTTCACCACGCTGAAAGATGCCGACCCCGAATTGAGAGCCATTGCGGTCTGGGCGATTTGTCAAATGCAGGATCAAGCGGCGTTCGATCGTCTGCTTGGATACCGCCACACTGAGACTGACCCACTGGTTCTGGCCGAGTTTCCGGAATAATTCGCCAGGAAGACCCGTTATCGGGTGGCTGCATCTAAAGGCGTCCCGATGCCGCTTAGCTGTTCCGGTGTGGTTGCGAACTCGGCTCAACGAGCGTTTGTATCGATTGGTCACATGAAATATTTGGATCAGGCCGACTTTATCGGATAAAACAGTGAAGAGACGGTGAACGAAACCCTCCGAGACTGCTTATTTTAACGTAGTCTTGACTCTCCCTCCCTTTTTCGAACGAACCATTGGAAGCACTGGGTATGAATCGAATCTGCTGTGTCGTGGCCACAATCGCCGCGGTCGCGGTGACAACTGTTGGAAGCGCGTTGACCAGTTCCGCCGCCGACTTGCCACCGTTCTCTAAAATTTCTGAAGGCTACAAGCAGCTTCCAGTTTCCGATCAACAGGCCAAGAAAGGCTTGTTCAACGTTTGGCAACACGAGAAAGAAGCTTCGGTGCTTGCCGAGTTGCCAAAAAATTTCGCGGGCAAGAAATACTTTGTCGCGTTGACGCTCAGCAGTGGCGATCGCTACGCCGGCCTGCAGTCCGGTGACTGGGTCGTGCAGTGGCGTCGATACAACAATCGTCTCGCATTGATCGCTCCGAACTTGGACATCCGCGCCACCGGCGACGCGGAGTCCAAAGCATCGGTCAAACGATTGTTCACGGACCGCGTCTTGCTTGACGTGCCAATTTTGGCGATGGGCCCCAGCGGCGGCCCCGTCGTTGACATGGATAGCTTGCTGATTGGAAATGCGACTACGTTCTTCGGTTCGTCGGTTCGATTGGCCAACAGCCGATTGTTCACGGTCGAAGCCGCGAAGGTCTTCCCCGAAAACGTCGAGTTGGCGTTCGAGGTGGTTGGCCGAGGTGGTCGCCTGCAAACCCTGCACTATTCATTCAGCGAAGTGCCGAGCAGTTCGAGCGGTTTCAAGCCACGAGAAGCGGATGAGCGAGTTGGCTTTTTCGTGACCTCGTTTTCGGATTTGAGTCAGTATCAGGACGACGAGACCAAGGTTCGCTACATCAATCGATGGCAGCTTGAGAAACGCGATCCAAAGCTGAAACTGAGCCCTCCCAAAGAGCCCATTCGCTTTTATGTGGAGCACACAGCGCCCGTCCGTTATCGACGTTGGATCAAACAAGGTGTCGATTATTGGAACAAAGCATTTGAGAAAGTTGGAATCGTTGACGCGATCGTGATCGAGTACCAAGACGCGGTCAGCAAGATCCACATGGAAAAGGATCCTGAGGACGTTCGTTACAACTTCATTCGTTGGTTGAACAATGACGTTGGCACCGCGATTGGCCCCAGCCGAGTCCATCCCGAAACCGGCCAGATTTTGGACGCGGACATCATTTTGACCGACGGTTGGATTCGTCACTTCAACTTCAACTACAACGACCTGATGCCGAAATTGGCGATGGAAGGTGTGAGTGCCGAAACATTGGCGTGGTTGGGAAGTCATCCCAACTGGGACCCTCGCGTCCGAATGGGTGCGAAGGAATCAGCCAACGCTCTGCGAGCCAAGTACGCTCTCGAAGCTCAGCAACCGATGGCCGGCTATGCGATGGCGCAAGCCGATCCAGCACTTCTGGGCGATGATGAATTCGACGGGCTGATGGGACAAGTCAGCCAGAAGAATGGGCTCTGCATGGCCGCTGCCGGTCGCAGCATGGACTTGGCATTCGCTCGCATGAATTGGGGTTTGGCCCTGATGGCGGACGAAGAAGCCGAGAAGAAGAAGGAAGAGGACGCCAAAGAGAAGGCCGAATCCGAAGAGGCTGACGCGGACGTGAAGGCGGATGCGAAGTCAGATGACCAAGACGAAGAAGCCAAAGAGGACGAGTCGGAAGAAGAGGAGTCCGACGACGAGAAAGAAGATGAGAAGGAAAAGGAAGAAGACAAAGAGAAAGACGAATTGTTGGATGGAATTCCAGAATGGTTCGTCGGTCCTTTGTTGGCAGACTTAGTCGCTCACGAAGTTGGCCACACGCTCGGTCTGCGTCACAACTTCAAGGCTTCGGCTTTGTACACGATCGACGAGATCAACAGCGAAGAACTGAAGGGCAAGAAAACGTTCACCGCATCGGTGATGGATTACTGCCCCATCAACTACCGCTATGAAGCTGGTGAAACCCAAGGCGACTATGCCATGATCGACATCGGTCCGTATGACTTCTGGGCCATCGAATACGGCTACACGTTTGACAATTCCAAGCTGAAGGACATCCTGAAACGATGCTCTGAGCCTGAATTGCAATTCTGCACGGACGAAGACACCAGCGGACCTGACCCGTACGCTCGCCGGTATGACTTCGGCAAAGATCCATTGACGTACGCCGAAGAGCAAATGCGATTGGCTCAGCTCTATCGGGACCGACTGCTCGAGAAGTTCGTGAAAGACGGTGACAGTTGGGCGAAAGCTCGCCGTGGCTATGAGCTGACATTGGGCATCCAGACCAAAGCGGTCAGCATGATGTCCAATTGGATTGGCGGCGCGTTCGTTAATCGAGACAAGAAGGGCGATCCAGGAAATCGGGTTCCCGTCGAAGTCGTGCCTGCTGCCGATCAACGTGCCGCGTTGCAGTTCGTGATCAAGACCAGCTTCCGAGACGAGTCCTACGGTCTGACCACCGAAATTTTGGAACGTTTGGGCATCGACAAATGGCTTGACAGTGGTCGAGGCGGAATGTCAAACGAAGCGACTTGGCCAATTCACGACCGAGTGTTGGGAATGCAGGCGAGTACGTTGACGTTGATCATGAACCCAACGACTTTGCGTCGGGTTTATGACAACGAGCTACGTCTGCCTGCGGAAACGGACGCTCTGACGCTTCCCGAGGTGCTGAACACGGTCAGCGATGCGGTTTGGGAAGAGTTGGATCAGCCATGTCCCGAGGATCGCAATGATCGCAAGCCGATGATCACTTCGCTGCGTCGCAACTTGCAGCGGGAGCATATCCAGCGATTGGTGGATTTGGTGTTGGAAGAAGGCCAAGACACGGCTGCCTATCACCCAATCAGCAATTTGGCTCGTATGCAATTGCGGACTTTGTCGAGCCGAATGGGATCGACGATCGAAAAGTGTGGCAACAAGATGG of the Rhodopirellula bahusiensis genome contains:
- a CDS encoding cation:proton antiporter domain-containing protein, whose product is MIDTIGTLLLGAADASAVASESHSGSIEMVHIATTLGMLLTASLLAGLASEFLRLPKVTAYLIAGLLLGPSFGDVIPHEHHLVLEPLTKLAMALVLFYLGTLFPFDQIRRISRRAIPLSFGELVFTVILVTVGTYLLGMSAAQAALLGTLAIATAPATTMFVLRETNAEGPVTSLTGTLVTLNNLVAVIAFELVWLAIEVAGGHASGSIGETVSLLVRSLGGAFLLGLVGGLVISYACEIMHTRRWLVLLVGASALMLGLSESWELPYMLVFLVVGLVVVNSSSGTQKITAQMDSIGGLLTVVFFSVHGSELDLNLLMDVGMIGAGYVVLRSVGKIAGIWFMASRTGSPVEVRTWLGPAMLAQAGVAISLAATATSRNPEMAGEVQTIILGTVVVFEILGPLLTRAAVLRSGEMPIANSIHHTFGTPLGALRNVFTRLAGSAGLLSKKQALSERMRVEQVMRRSVEGIAESADFNEVVHFVEHSHDNTFPVLDDKKCVVGLIRFDLLNQAFFDPHSDHLVRAGDLATPPEVLLHPGQPVRDAVELFRQTTDDCVPVVTDEPPHRLVATVRRSDLTSLLIRDRKAGLS
- the queG gene encoding tRNA epoxyqueuosine(34) reductase QueG; translation: MSDLVEQIRATALSEGFAAMGIAPAVTSQGFHHLVQWIESGYAGSMDYLERRLDAYRHPSGVLEGTKSIVVLAMNYDAAIREPMPSNGGSEGLAFGKTARYTWSAIDYHDVIHPKLKRIVRMIREEIPDANARGIVDTAPLMEREVAVLAGLGWRGKNTLLLNKQLGSYFFLACVLVDVELPIDQPHETSHCGTCTACLDACPTDAFPSPGVLDASKCISYLTIENSELPEQSLRAGIGDWVFGCDVCQEVCPWNRRPSRTQHDPDGLRGHRDSANPLDVDDGWLELTSLFSMTDEEFRSQFRRTPFWRSRRRGMLRNAIVVLGNQKRLKAIELLFTTLKDADPELRAIAVWAICQMQDQAAFDRLLGYRHTETDPLVLAEFPE
- a CDS encoding zinc-dependent metalloprotease, giving the protein MNRICCVVATIAAVAVTTVGSALTSSAADLPPFSKISEGYKQLPVSDQQAKKGLFNVWQHEKEASVLAELPKNFAGKKYFVALTLSSGDRYAGLQSGDWVVQWRRYNNRLALIAPNLDIRATGDAESKASVKRLFTDRVLLDVPILAMGPSGGPVVDMDSLLIGNATTFFGSSVRLANSRLFTVEAAKVFPENVELAFEVVGRGGRLQTLHYSFSEVPSSSSGFKPREADERVGFFVTSFSDLSQYQDDETKVRYINRWQLEKRDPKLKLSPPKEPIRFYVEHTAPVRYRRWIKQGVDYWNKAFEKVGIVDAIVIEYQDAVSKIHMEKDPEDVRYNFIRWLNNDVGTAIGPSRVHPETGQILDADIILTDGWIRHFNFNYNDLMPKLAMEGVSAETLAWLGSHPNWDPRVRMGAKESANALRAKYALEAQQPMAGYAMAQADPALLGDDEFDGLMGQVSQKNGLCMAAAGRSMDLAFARMNWGLALMADEEAEKKKEEDAKEKAESEEADADVKADAKSDDQDEEAKEDESEEEESDDEKEDEKEKEEDKEKDELLDGIPEWFVGPLLADLVAHEVGHTLGLRHNFKASALYTIDEINSEELKGKKTFTASVMDYCPINYRYEAGETQGDYAMIDIGPYDFWAIEYGYTFDNSKLKDILKRCSEPELQFCTDEDTSGPDPYARRYDFGKDPLTYAEEQMRLAQLYRDRLLEKFVKDGDSWAKARRGYELTLGIQTKAVSMMSNWIGGAFVNRDKKGDPGNRVPVEVVPAADQRAALQFVIKTSFRDESYGLTTEILERLGIDKWLDSGRGGMSNEATWPIHDRVLGMQASTLTLIMNPTTLRRVYDNELRLPAETDALTLPEVLNTVSDAVWEELDQPCPEDRNDRKPMITSLRRNLQREHIQRLVDLVLEEGQDTAAYHPISNLARMQLRTLSSRMGSTIEKCGNKMDAYSLAHLTECKERVERALEAGYTYGGGNSGGPMLMMLMGKEAGSASIED